One segment of Alnus glutinosa chromosome 2, dhAlnGlut1.1, whole genome shotgun sequence DNA contains the following:
- the LOC133861161 gene encoding ethylene-responsive transcription factor ERF020, with amino-acid sequence MSCSSEESTSQRKYKGVRQRKWGKWVSEIRVPGTQERLWLGSYATPEAAAVARDVAFYCLRRSPSALDNLNFPLMLPSSVRTDMSPRSVQKAASDAGMAIDAQLIGYKLAETESEVKQDEGGAVHHGLETGFWEYVDGNCEMKEGEAFSISIEDYL; translated from the coding sequence ATGAGTTGTAGCTCAGAAGAAAGCACGTCTCAGAGGAAATACAAGGGAGTGCGTCAGCGGAAGTGGGGCAAGTGGGTTTCGGAAATCCGGGTCCCCGGCACGCAAGAGCGCCTTTGGCTCGGCTCCTACGCTACGCCGGAGGCTGCCGCGGTGGCTCGCGACGTGGCCTTTTACTGTCTGCGAAGATCACCGTCGGCGTTGGACAACCTCAACTTCCCGCTAATGTTGCCCTCGAGTGTCCGGACAGACATGTCGCCGAGGTCGGTGCAGAAGGCAGCCTCGGACGCCGGTATGGCTATTGATGCCCAGTTGATCGGATACAAGTTGGCGGAGACGGAGAGCGAAGTGAAGCAAGATGAAGGTGGTGCGGTTCATCATGGCTTGGAGACGGGGTTCTGGGAATACGTGGATGGCAATTGTGAGATGAAAGAAGGAGAAGCTTTCAGCATTTCCATTGAAGATTATCTCTGA
- the LOC133862008 gene encoding 11-beta-hydroxysteroid dehydrogenase B, which produces MDLFNSLLNWVVPPASLVMLAFAWPTLCFINACEWLYKSFNSENMEDKVVIITGASSGIGEQISYEYAKRGANLVLVARRENRLRVISENARFMGAKHVTVVAADVVKEDECRRFVNETINIYGRVDHLVNTASLGHTFYFEEATDTSVFPHLLDINFWGNVYPTFVALPYLHQSNGRVIVNASVENWLPLPRMSLYAAAKSALVNFYETLRFEVKDEVGITIATHGWIGSEMTGGKFMLEDGAEMQWKEEREVHVSGGAVEAYARLIVSGACRGEPYVKYPSWYDIFLLYRFFAPNILNWTLRILLATHGARKTSLVGTGRPLLEYTAKPLLEGTPPRKQLLASPTQYYSQSYSPPQQLKWE; this is translated from the exons ATGGATTTGTTCAACTCTCTCTTGAATTGGGTGGTGCCTCCGGCGAGCTTGGTGATGCTAGCCTTCGCATGGCCAACCCTGTGTTTTATCAATGCTTGTGAGTGGCTTTACAAGTCCTTTAACAGTGAAAATATGGAAGATAAAGTGGTTATAATCACTGGAGCTTCCTCTGGAATAGGGGAG CAAATATCATATGAATATGCAAAGAGGGGAGCAAATCTTGTATTGGTGGCAAGGAGAGAGAATAGGCTCCGAGTGATCAGTGAAAATGCGAGGTTCATGGGTGCAAAGCATGTCACCGTTGTAGCTGCCGACGTTGTCAAGGAAGATGAATGTAGAAGATTTGTTAATGAAACAATAAACATCTATGGCCGTG TGGATCATCTTGTAAACACAGCAAGTCTGGGACATACTTTCTACTTCGAGGAAGCGACTGATACATCTGTGTTTCCACATTTGCTG GACATAAATTTTTGGGGAAATGTTTATCCAACATTTGTTGCTTTACCTTATCTACACCAGAGCAATGGTCGAGTCATTGTTAATGCATCAGTGGAAAACTGGTTGCCTCTGCCAAGAATGAGTTTGTATGCT GCTGCCAAGTCAGCTCTTGTAAACTTCTACGAGACACTCAGATTCGAAGTGAAAGATGAGGTTGGAATTACAATCGCAACACATGGTTGGATTGGGAGTGAAATGACTGGAGGCAAGTTCATGCTAGAGGATGGTGCAGAGATGCAATGGAAGGAAGAAAGAGAA GTACATGTGAGTGGCGGAGCGGTGGAGGCGTATGCAAGGCTGATAGTATCTGGGGCTTGCCGAGGAGAACCATACGTGAAGTATCCAAGCTGGTATGATATATTCCTCCTCTACAGGTTTTTTGCACCAAACATTCTGAATTGGACGCTGCGCATTCTTCTCGCAACGCATGGTGCGAGAAAAACATCTCTGGTGGGCACGGGGAGGCCCCTGTTGGAGTACACTGCAAAGCCTCTATTGGAAGGCACCCCTCCAAGGAAGCAGCTTCTTGCTAGTCCCACTCAGTACTACTCGCAATCATACAGCCCCCCGCAGCAGCTAAAATGGGAATGA
- the LOC133861119 gene encoding uncharacterized protein LOC133861119, translating into MATTSPFNLTSPLAPAFPRNYSLTPTHLHRTTISYAQLSTPKLCGRRNTACKATEVSLAEGESSASGGGGENWVPVVPLGALPRGERRVIVQDGETILLLWYKNEVFAIENRSPAEGAYTEGLLNAKLTKDGCIVCPTTDSTFDLQTGAVKEWYPKNPVLRVLTPSLRKLFVYPVKIDEENIYISMRGGLRSDASAEIVFSGKAQPGLTASDVNVDEVRMVVDEDLEGFGFTGKNEIINGKAAVIGFLLLLDFELLTGKGLLKGTGFLDFLYAASKALK; encoded by the exons ATGGCCACCACATCACCCTTCAACCTCACTTCACCATTAGCCCCCGCATTCCCCCGAAACTACTCTCTCACTCCCACCCACCTCCACCGCACCACAATAAGCTACGCCCAACTCTCCACGCCTAAGCTATGCGGTCGGAGAAATACTGCATGTAAGGCTACGGAGGTGTCGCTGGCGGAAGGTGAATCGTCGGCCTCGGGCGGCGGGGGAGAGAACTGGGTGCCGGTGGTGCCGCTGGGGGCCCTGCCGAGGGGGGAGCGGCGCGTGATTGTACAGGACGGGGAGACCATACTACTGCTGTGGTATAAGAACGAGGTGTTTGCGATTGAGAACAGGTCTCCTGCCGAAGGAGCCTACACTGAAGGCTTGCTCAATGCCAAGCTCACCAAG gaTGGCTGTATAGTTTGTCCAACAACCGATAGCACATTTGATCTCCAAACTGGAGCAGTCAAGGAATGGTACCCAAAAAATCCTGTGCTGAGAGTCCTAACTCCTTCTTTGAGGAAGCTTTTTGTTTATCCTGTGAAAATCGATGAAGAAAATATTTACATCAGCATGAGAGGAGGGTTAAGGTCAGATGCATCTGCTGAGATTGTCTTTAGCGGGAAGGCTCAACCTGGTCTAACCGCATCTGATGTCAATGTGGATGAG GTCAGAATGGTGGTAGATGAGGATCTAGAGGGGTTCGGTTTTACTGGGAAGAACGAGATTATAAATGGGAAGGCGGCTGTAATCGGCTTCCTGCTGTTGTTGGATTTTGAACTCTTGACTGGTAAAGGTCTTCTCAAGGGAACAGGCTTCTTGGACTTTCTTTATGCTGCATCAAAAGCTTTAAAGTAG